A window of the Mus pahari chromosome 1, PAHARI_EIJ_v1.1, whole genome shotgun sequence genome harbors these coding sequences:
- the LOC110313224 gene encoding olfactory receptor 52I2-like, whose protein sequence is MLEPSYNHTMESPGTFFLLGIPGFQSSYLWLAISLSTMYSIALLGNMLIIIVICMDSTLQEPMYFFLCVLAAVDVVMASSVVPKMVSIFSSGDRSISFNACFTQMYFVHAATAVETGLLLAMAFDRYVAICKPLHYMRILTRHVMLGISVTITVRAVIFMTPLSWMLSHLPFCTSNVVPHSYCEHMAVAKLACADPMPSSLYSLIFSSIIVGSDVAFISASYTLILKAVFGLSSRNAQWKALSTCGSHVGVMALYYLPGMASIYVAWLGQDRVPLHTQVLLADLYLIIPPTLNPIIYGIRTRQIRERTWSLLTHCFFPQRTQGS, encoded by the coding sequence ATGCTGGAGCCATCCTACAACCACACAATGGAATCCCCTGGCACTTTCTTCCTCTTGGGCATCCCAGGGTTTCAGTCTTCTTATCTTTGGCTGGCCATCTCACTGAGTACCATGTATAGCATAGCTCTCTTAGGAAATATGCTCATTATTATTGTGATCTGCATGGATTCCACTCTGCAAGAGCCTATGTACTTCTTTCTATGTGTTCTGGCTGCTGTGGATGTTGTTATGGCTTCTTCTGTGGTACCTAAGATGGTGAGCATCTTCAGTTCAGGAGACAGGTCCATCAGCTTTAATGCCTGTTTCACTCAGATGTACTTTGTCCATGCGGCCACTGCTGTGGAGACAGGTCTGCTACTGGCCATGGCTTttgatcgctatgtggccatctgcaagcCCTTACATTATATGAGAATTCTCACCCGTCATGTGATGCTGGGAATTAGTGTGACTATCACCGTTAGAGCTGTTATTTTTATGACTCCTTTGAGTTGGATGTTGAGTCATTTGCCATTTTGTACCTCCAATGTAGTTCCTCATTCCTATTGTGAACACATGGCTGTGGCCAAGTTAGCATGTGCTGACCCCATGCCCAGCAGTCTCTACAGTTTGATTTTTTCCTCCATCATTGTGGGCTCAGATGTGGCCTTCATTTCAGCCTCTTATACTTTGATTCTCAAGGCAGTTTTTGGTCTGTCCTCAAGGAATGCGCAGTGGAAGGCTTTGAGTACATGTGGCTCTCATGTTGGGGTCATGGCTCTGTACTATCTCCCTGGGATGGCATCCATCTATGTGGCCTGGCTAGGGCAGGACCGAGTTCCACTGCACACCCAAGTGCTGTTAGCTGACTTGTACCTGATCATCCCACCCACCTTAAACCCTATCATTTATGGTATCAGGACCAGACAAATCCGGGAGCGGACATGGAGTCTGCTGACACATTGCTTCTTTCCCCAGCGCACTCAAGGTTCATGA
- the Trim68 gene encoding E3 ubiquitin-protein ligase TRIM68 isoform X1, which translates to MDPAVLMEAIVEEVNCPICMTFFREPVSISCGHTFCHSCLSGLWKLPGESQNLSYTCPLCRAPVKPRKLRPNWQLASVVDKVRLLGFCMEMGLKTDVCDLHKEQLTMFCKEDDVVTCKACKQSPEHEAHSVVPIKDVAWEYKWKLQQALDHLRKEQEEAWKLEVNEKEQAAVWKTQMERRKQSILWEFEKYRQLLKEKELPCQQAGEEAAAAQASLEQEKGETANKLELRHKKIIRQSQVLWRMIVELEERSQRPMRWMLQGIQEALNRSESWSLQQLEPISLELKTDCRVLGLRDTLKTFAVDVRLDPDTAYSRLVVSKDRKSVHYGVTQQNLPDNPERFYRYNIVLGSQCISSGRHYWEVEVGDRSEWGLGVCVENVDRKEVVYLSPRYGFWVIRLRKGTEYRAGTDEYPLLPLTVPPYRVGIFLDYEAHDISFYNVTDGASHIFTFPRYPFPGRLLPYFSPCYSIGTNNTTPLTICTLGGEG; encoded by the exons ATGGATCCTGCAGTGTTAATGGAAGCCATTGTGGAAGAAGTGAACTGTCCTATCTGTATGACCTTCTTCAGGGAACCTGTGAGCATCAGCTGTGGCCACACTTTCTGCCACAGCTGCCTCTCTGgactctggaagctcccaggagaGTCCCAGAACTTGAGCTACACCTGTCCCCTTTGTCGAGCTCCTGTGAAGCCAAGGAAACTCCGTCCCAATTGGCAACTGGCCAGTGTTGTAGATAAGGTCCGTCTGCTAGGCTTCTGCATGGAAATGGGACTAAAGACCGATGTGTGTGATCTCCACAAGGAACAGCTAACCATGTTCTGCAAGGAGGATGATGTGGTAACCTGCAAGGCCTGTAAGCAGTCCCCAGAGCATGAAGCCCACAGTGTTGTACCCATAAAGGATGTTGCCTGGGAATATAAG TGGAAACTCCAGCAGGCTCTGGACCATctgaggaaggaacaggaagaagccTGGAAACTGGAAGTCAATGAGAAGGAACAGGCTGCCGTCTGGAAG ACACAGATGGAAAGACGAAAGCAGAGCATCCTATGGGAGTTTGAAAAATATCGGCAATTATTAAAGGAAAAGGAGCTGCCCTGCcagcaggcaggagaggaagcagctgcagctcaggctagcctcgagcaggagaagggagagacagcAAACAAGCTAGAGTTAAGGCACAAGAAGATCATCCGGCAGAGCCAGGTCCTGTGGAGGATGATTGTGGAGCTGGAAGAGAGATCCCAGAGACCTATGCGCTGGATGCTGCAG ggTATTCAGGAAGCCTTGAACAG GAGCGAGTCTTGGAGCCTGCAGCAGCTAGAACCAATCTCCTTGGAGCTGAAGACAGATTGCCGTGTACTGGGACTAAGAGACACCCTGAAGACATTTGCAG TGGATGTGCGCCTAGATCCAGACACAGCTTACTCCCGCCTGGTCGTTTCCAAGGACAGAAAAAGTGTGCACTATGGAGTCACCCAGCAGAACCTGCCTGACAATCCTGAGAGATTTTACCGCTATAACATTGTCTTGGGCAGCCAATGCATCTCCTCCGGCCGGCATTACTGGGAGGTAGAGGTTGGAGATAGATCTGAATGGGGTCTGGGAGTGTGTGTGGAAAATGTCGACCGGAAGGAGGTGGTGTACTTGTCCCCTCGCTATGGCTTCTGGGTGATAAGGCTGAGGAAAGGAACAGAGTACCGCGCAGGCACAGATGAATATCCGCTCCTGCCCTTGACAGTTCCTCCGTACCGGGTAGGAATCTTCCTAGACTACGAGGCCCATGACATCTCCTTCTACAATGTGACTGACGGTGCCTCCCACATTTTCACTTTCCCCCGCTACCCCTTCCCAGGCCGTCTCTTGCCCTATTTCAGTCCTTGCTACAGCATTGGCACTAACAACACCACTCCGCTCACCATCTGTACCCTGGGTGGGGAAGGCTAG
- the Trim68 gene encoding E3 ubiquitin-protein ligase TRIM68 isoform X2, which produces MDPAVLMEAIVEEVNCPICMTFFREPVSISCGHTFCHSCLSGLWKLPGESQNLSYTCPLCRAPVKPRKLRPNWQLASVVDKVRLLGFCMEMGLKTDVCDLHKEQLTMFCKEDDVVTCKACKQSPEHEAHSVVPIKDVAWEYKTQMERRKQSILWEFEKYRQLLKEKELPCQQAGEEAAAAQASLEQEKGETANKLELRHKKIIRQSQVLWRMIVELEERSQRPMRWMLQGIQEALNRSESWSLQQLEPISLELKTDCRVLGLRDTLKTFAVDVRLDPDTAYSRLVVSKDRKSVHYGVTQQNLPDNPERFYRYNIVLGSQCISSGRHYWEVEVGDRSEWGLGVCVENVDRKEVVYLSPRYGFWVIRLRKGTEYRAGTDEYPLLPLTVPPYRVGIFLDYEAHDISFYNVTDGASHIFTFPRYPFPGRLLPYFSPCYSIGTNNTTPLTICTLGGEG; this is translated from the exons ATGGATCCTGCAGTGTTAATGGAAGCCATTGTGGAAGAAGTGAACTGTCCTATCTGTATGACCTTCTTCAGGGAACCTGTGAGCATCAGCTGTGGCCACACTTTCTGCCACAGCTGCCTCTCTGgactctggaagctcccaggagaGTCCCAGAACTTGAGCTACACCTGTCCCCTTTGTCGAGCTCCTGTGAAGCCAAGGAAACTCCGTCCCAATTGGCAACTGGCCAGTGTTGTAGATAAGGTCCGTCTGCTAGGCTTCTGCATGGAAATGGGACTAAAGACCGATGTGTGTGATCTCCACAAGGAACAGCTAACCATGTTCTGCAAGGAGGATGATGTGGTAACCTGCAAGGCCTGTAAGCAGTCCCCAGAGCATGAAGCCCACAGTGTTGTACCCATAAAGGATGTTGCCTGGGAATATAAG ACACAGATGGAAAGACGAAAGCAGAGCATCCTATGGGAGTTTGAAAAATATCGGCAATTATTAAAGGAAAAGGAGCTGCCCTGCcagcaggcaggagaggaagcagctgcagctcaggctagcctcgagcaggagaagggagagacagcAAACAAGCTAGAGTTAAGGCACAAGAAGATCATCCGGCAGAGCCAGGTCCTGTGGAGGATGATTGTGGAGCTGGAAGAGAGATCCCAGAGACCTATGCGCTGGATGCTGCAG ggTATTCAGGAAGCCTTGAACAG GAGCGAGTCTTGGAGCCTGCAGCAGCTAGAACCAATCTCCTTGGAGCTGAAGACAGATTGCCGTGTACTGGGACTAAGAGACACCCTGAAGACATTTGCAG TGGATGTGCGCCTAGATCCAGACACAGCTTACTCCCGCCTGGTCGTTTCCAAGGACAGAAAAAGTGTGCACTATGGAGTCACCCAGCAGAACCTGCCTGACAATCCTGAGAGATTTTACCGCTATAACATTGTCTTGGGCAGCCAATGCATCTCCTCCGGCCGGCATTACTGGGAGGTAGAGGTTGGAGATAGATCTGAATGGGGTCTGGGAGTGTGTGTGGAAAATGTCGACCGGAAGGAGGTGGTGTACTTGTCCCCTCGCTATGGCTTCTGGGTGATAAGGCTGAGGAAAGGAACAGAGTACCGCGCAGGCACAGATGAATATCCGCTCCTGCCCTTGACAGTTCCTCCGTACCGGGTAGGAATCTTCCTAGACTACGAGGCCCATGACATCTCCTTCTACAATGTGACTGACGGTGCCTCCCACATTTTCACTTTCCCCCGCTACCCCTTCCCAGGCCGTCTCTTGCCCTATTTCAGTCCTTGCTACAGCATTGGCACTAACAACACCACTCCGCTCACCATCTGTACCCTGGGTGGGGAAGGCTAG